One genomic window of Candidatus Neomarinimicrobiota bacterium includes the following:
- a CDS encoding CoA-binding protein: MEKYQNEKVIRKVLRKSKTIAVYGASEKPWRASNSITRFLLSVGYDVIPVNPNYERVMGMESFPSLLDIGVNVDLVDVFRRSSELISVAEEAVKIGAKGIWFQEGVINEQAAEIAVSGGLEVIMDRCILKEYNRYTD; encoded by the coding sequence ATTGAGAAATATCAGAACGAAAAGGTAATCCGAAAAGTACTGCGCAAAAGTAAAACAATTGCCGTTTACGGCGCTTCCGAAAAGCCGTGGAGAGCAAGCAACAGCATCACCCGGTTTCTTTTGAGTGTCGGATACGATGTTATTCCGGTAAATCCGAATTACGAAAGAGTGATGGGAATGGAATCGTTCCCGAGCCTTCTGGATATCGGGGTGAACGTTGATCTGGTCGATGTATTCAGGCGTTCCTCGGAACTGATATCCGTAGCCGAAGAAGCGGTCAAAATAGGCGCTAAAGGAATATGGTTTCAGGAGGGTGTTATAAACGAACAGGCGGCGGAAATTGCCGTATCCGGCGGTCTTGAGGTAATAATGGACAGATGTATATTGAAAGAATACAACCGCTATACCGACTAA
- a CDS encoding response regulator gives MGFNKILVVDDEEDIRTTLSLFLESKCEEVLDADGVAQTIYHLNRAIPDIIFLDVMLPGLDGIEILQMIKKYDENVPVIMMSGYATEEMAKKSLSIGAYDYVRKPFNLDRISSMLSVIELANFA, from the coding sequence ATGGGATTCAATAAAATATTAGTTGTTGACGACGAAGAGGACATAAGAACAACCCTTTCGCTGTTTCTTGAGTCAAAGTGCGAAGAGGTACTGGATGCGGACGGGGTCGCGCAAACCATATATCACCTCAACAGGGCGATTCCCGATATCATATTTCTGGACGTAATGCTGCCCGGTCTCGACGGCATTGAAATCCTTCAGATGATAAAGAAATATGATGAAAACGTACCGGTTATAATGATGTCAGGATACGCTACCGAGGAGATGGCGAAAAAATCGCTGAGTATAGGGGCTTACGACTATGTCAGGAAACCGTTTAATCTGGACAGGATCAGCTCCATGCTGTCTGTAATTGAATTAGCGAACTTCGCTTAG